A stretch of Dysidea avara chromosome 5, odDysAvar1.4, whole genome shotgun sequence DNA encodes these proteins:
- the LOC136256840 gene encoding uncharacterized protein isoform X1, with translation MSKQVSLVLQPMFQVSVSSVMNFGYQLSLYTSDVEDVNLQVSLLRCIRHSVDGFKQISSVDCSDIKGVNFQFSACWIVSIDIETSVFGVMTDVPGLNIVMLTYKKSLLLLELFLVKSCCDVD, from the exons atgtcaaaacaggtgtctttggtgttgcaaccaatgttccag gtctcggtatcaagtgtcatgaatttcgg ttatcaattatcactgtatactagtgacgTGGaggatgtgaatttgcaggtcagtctactcagatgtatcaggcatagtgttgatgggttcaaacaaatatccagtgtagactgtagtgacatcaagggtgttaatttccag ttcagtgcctgctggattgtgtcaatagatatcgaaacaagtgtttttggtgttatgaccgatgttccag gtctcaatatcgtcatgctgacatacaagaaatcattactattgttggaactatttttagtcaagtcttgttgtgatgttgattaa
- the LOC136256840 gene encoding uncharacterized protein isoform X2: MSKQVSLVLQPMFQVSVSSVMNFGYQLSLYTSDVEDVNLQVSLLRCIRHSVDGFKQISSVDCSDIKGVNFQCLLDCVNRYRNKCFWCYDRCSRSQYRHADIQEIITIVGTIFSQVLL; this comes from the exons atgtcaaaacaggtgtctttggtgttgcaaccaatgttccag gtctcggtatcaagtgtcatgaatttcgg ttatcaattatcactgtatactagtgacgTGGaggatgtgaatttgcaggtcagtctactcagatgtatcaggcatagtgttgatgggttcaaacaaatatccagtgtagactgtagtgacatcaagggtgttaatttccag tgcctgctggattgtgtcaatagatatcgaaacaagtgtttttggtgttatgaccgatgttccag gtctcaatatcgtcatgctgacatacaagaaatcattactattgttggaactatttttagtcaagtcttgttgtga